The nucleotide sequence GGAATTCATAGGAAGCAGCTTCTCAGAGAGCAGAGGTTAGAAGGGAGTGGCAATCAGGGATTTCAGACCAAGGAAAATTCCATATAGCTGACTTGAGATATCAACGATAGGGCAAAACACTACTTTTCTATCACTGGTCCTCACTCCACTAAGGCAGCTGGTTGAATAAGGGATCTACAAAAAGTCAGGCCTACTATGTTGttacaggaagaaaatgaattgTGAGAGCAGAGACAGGACCAACAAAGCCCTAAAAACTGAAGAACTCAGAACATAATGTACTGAGAGGGATATTAAGTGCAATTAAGAGAATAATCATCTTCTGCCTTATCCTGTTGCTCATTTCTCAAACTCAGCTTCCTGTTACATTTTGGTACAAAATGATCGGTTACAAATCACTAATTTAATCTTAAAAACATATAATGCACTGTAGGCCAAGAAAAAAGGTACTTTAAAATGGCAATTCTCTTTGGAGAAAGGGATGAACCATGTCCTAGAATTGGCTCCTAATGGGCTCCATAGGAGCAACTGAAAGAGTATCCATTCCAAAGGACTCATGATAGCAAGTTCTGACAAGGAAATTGTTTATTTCCAACAGTTTCAGGCTGTCCTTctaccccacctcaccccatTCTCCAAAGATGAACTGATACTGAGAAAAACTGGTACAACTTCtcccatatttatttttataaaacacattgtactcatggaacattttctttattccttattTGACTGCCACCTTTTGATTACATATAGAGCACTCCATTCCTGTAAGCTAACAGGTGACTTTGAGATCTGGAGTCTTGGGGATCACAGTACAGGCAGAGTTGGTTATTCCAAATTAAATTCAgctgcaaaacagaaaaataaaaacaaaaacaaaacaaagactagTTCCTAGGAACCAGCCACAGCATTTAGTAAAAACAGCTAGCTATCAgagtggagaaatagaagaaaatgttccagtttgattattttcccttttggatGGCTGCTGTAGAGCAGGAGACACGTTGCACCCGGTGCCTTTCCATTAAGTAATTTTCCAGGACTCACCACACACAAAGCCTAGGAATAGGCCTGAAGCAGCCTCATGAAATGCTCTTCACTCACTTGTCCCCACAGACATACACAATCACACCATCAAGAACACAGGCTTGTTCATTTTACTACCTAGCAGTAAGTAGTAGAGCTGGCTGGTAAAAGGAATCATGGACTGGGAAGtgtgtatacttatatatatgacaggcttccttccatttctctctGACTACTTTCAAATGTTGCTTCTCTGTTTGTGAATATATTTAGGTGGCAATGACTAGGTAGGttcatattttgcttaaatttttccttttgaaacatcttccctttttttaaaattcccttttccCCCACCCACTTATTCTCCACCCTCCCACCCGCAGCCTATATATTCACAAGTTAATAGGTTAGTAACAATATTAGTAAGAATAGTaagagtaacaacaacaacaaccaacaaTATTAATAATATGAATCCCCTATATCTCTATAGCACTTTACGATCTACAAAGCGCTTTCACGTCCATTATCTCATCTGTGCCATAATGCAACAGTCATCAGACACACAGGCCTTCAACTGTGCAAGGAAAATAGACCAAATGTTAGAAGTCAAGTGGTgaataaaggggaagaaaaagctAGTCGTGAGGGATGCTGAAgctgtgaaattttttaaaaagggaaagggcttgaataaaaaaatgtgatttcaaaaatttatattaaagatTGGGAATTAAGTTTAGTGTGTGGCATCAAATACTAGTTATGTTCAGACTAAGTATATATGGCCCCAATTAGTTGTTATCACAAATTGTTCAGCTTATCGAATGTGATTCATAGGTGTCAAACTGAGATgccttaacattttctttaaatgacaTTGGCATTGCAAGATTAAACACTTAACACTAAAGCCATGATATGAGTGCACTTTTGACAAAACTGGAATAAAACATTTAGGAAACTACTTAAATAAAAGCAATCTATGTACTTCATTTATCTTAGTGTTAATTTTATAgctattttataatttatcccagactattataaaatatataaaactgagatATAAAGTATCAGCAATATAACTTTgcactttaaataattttcagctACAGATTTtgcttttagaaaacaaactttaaagCAGCTGTTTTGTTTCCTTGTAAAAGTTTCTGTAAATGCATATACTTGGGTCCCTGATGGACTTAGCTGTTGTGACTTCCAGACTTTTCCAACACTTTAACCCTTATACAATGGAACAAACAAACCTTTATTGTGCCTTGTTTAATGGTTCATGTTTCCACACAGGACagtagaatttaaatttttaaaataatgtatgtatgcttatagatatatatattttaaaacttaattaatGAGCTTTAAAATGTGGGGTGAATCTGTGAGATGAGGTAAGGAAATTTGGCACATTTCAAACAGTATCCTTTAAGTTTTGGTAAATTGTGTAACACAACATATTTTTCCACTGTGATCTACAGATGCTATCCACATAAGTGGGGATGGTTAATAGCAAGAATCACTGGAATGTTTCTAGTAAATTAACAGGGACAAGCTCCCCAAATACTCACAACCAAATGTTGATatagaagtaaaaatatatacaatacaGTCACTTTTTTGTAGTTTGGCACAATGTTTTACTTCCTTTCCCCTTGGGTAAACAGTGCATAAACTACTTTGTGCAACTGTATGACTTCTAAAGTCTTTTACATAGAACATCAGATTAAAGTTTGCTTCCAAAGACTTATTCCCacactttaaaattcttttctttaagcACTTACATGTCAACATACATACCACAAggcatattttgaaagaaataaaacacaaacatcaAATGTCTTTCTGGAAAATGGGAGTCTCTTCTTCAAACACAGGTAAAACCCAAAATGCTGTTTCTGCTTTTAGGAGATTGTAGTCGGAATCCCTGcagaaaaaccaaacaatttaTGCCATCTTAGTTAGCTTTAGTGTATGTCCCACAAAGGGATCATACAATCTAAATTTGTTTACATCATACTAGATGCCGTACGATgcagaaaaagatacaaatagcAGGGGCCACTAGAAAGCACTCCTAATTGCCAAATGATgagattttgttttccaaattatgCTCTTTTTGCTTAAATGATCTTGGCATTTTTGTCtatataacttttaaattctGTTATTCAAAAATTTTCTCACTGCAAagtccttcccttccccaagTCATTCAAGAGCATATTTTAGTTGTATTTTCTCAGTAAGTAAAAACTAATGCTGACTAGCAGAAAAAGTAGCCTTGTCAGAATTTATCCCTAGTCAAGCCACTACAAAATTGCCCAATCTTTTGTGTGGCTTAGAGGTATAGGGATTTTCatgcactttttttcttttcgttttaatttgaaaaagaagggaATGGGACAGTTTCTTTCATGCAAACTGCtttcaagagggaaaaaaatgagggaCTGCGGGCTTAGCAGAGTAGGAAAGCTAAGGGTGCATCATCTCAGCCATTTTGATGCAGTATTACCTcagtttttcaaaagaagctGTCCCAGCCTCATCCTTGTGGACCTGTTCTCGCTCCATACGCTTTCCCTTACACTTCTCATCTCTCAGGGCCTTGGAGCTGGTTTTGTGACGATATAACTTTTTGTGTGTCGGTCCATTATTGCCTAAAGTGCTCAGGTTATTATACTTTTTATCAAAGAAGGCAGAGCGAGAGTCCTCGTTATAACCAGACATGCTTGCACGACCAGGATCACCTATCGCTGCTTTCCCATTGCTTTTACTCACACCCTTGATGGACCTGTGATTCTTAGTGGCTCCTGGAGAGCCACTGTTGgcctttttcttagattcctgtGGTGTCCCAGCCAATATTTTGAGGGTTTTTAATTTTAGACTATTGGACTCAGGGGAGTAGAATATATTGGGGTCTCCATGGTGCTCCATGGGTTCGCAAAGGGGCTCTATGGAGGCCATCATGAATCTCTGCACATCTGCCATACCAGAGGCAATGTTGGACAAGATATAAGAAGGTTCCTGAAATTCCCGTTGATCATCATCCAGAAGGTTGTTGGTGTTGGTGCCCAGGCTCATGTCACTCCAGCCTGGGCTGCTCTCCTTCCCCAAAGACCAATCTCCAGAAAGTCCCTTCTGACTTGGCATCTTCATAGAGGCCACAGGGCCACTATGCTGGATACATTCAGCCAAAGTCTTCCCTGTGGAGGATATGCTGTTGACTTGGCCTCCTCCACGACCGATGCCAATTTGCATTTTCTCTCCATTGACTGCAGCCAtgaatttccctttctttgttgACTTAGGGACCTGGCGGGAGGTTTTGCCAGGTGGTTTTTCAATCCCTTTGTTGttggctttggggttttttttcctgttgtttttctgAGAAGAGCTTTGGTTCGTAGCCCCACTCTTGTTGGGTgaacttttctttcttgattttgaCACCTTGTTGTTGGTACTCATTTGACCAGATGGATCATTAAACGCTGATAAGCAAGGGGCTTTTTGGAGCAGGCTGACAGAATCCTCATCATTGAACATATGGAACTGAAACTGATGGTTATTTAAAGTAAATCCATCATCCACTTGGACCTGCCGTGAAAGGGTACTGCAGTCCCATTTGATTTTTTCCATATTGCCCAGTATTCCTGGGACACCCTCTTGGAACACCTTTAGTGTTCCTAGTGTCTTGATACTCTCACATCTGGTAATCTGAGGGGAAAGACTGGGGGTGTCAGGTGGGGACATCTCTGAGAGGGAAGAGTGGCGGAATTTGTCAGGAGTGAAGTTGGAGATATCCAGGAGGTCAGTGGACTCCTTTAGTGGTGCTATTTCATCAATGCTCTGCTGGATCACCAGCTTGGGGCTGCAGTGGGCCAGGAAGTCATCAGTgatatcatcatcaccatccttTTCACAAGACTTCAAGCTTAAGGAGCAATAATTGCTTGAGTTGACAGAGAGTGGGGCCATGGAATCAAAGCTAAAGAGCCGCCCATCATCCATATTCACTGGACCCTGCTGGAAAGGAAAGCAGGTCTCTCCATTATTAAAGTGACATAATTGATAAGAGTCATCAGATGAGAGCTGGGTGTCTTGCACAGACGCATACAGGACCTTGTTGCAACTACTGCCACTGCTGCTGAGGCAGATCGGATTGTATGTTGTATCTGTGAGGTTATTTTCCATGGAAACTACTTGGGAGACTCCAAATTCACATGATTGGTTTGGAGCTATCTCCCTTGAGACTGCAGCCATGAATTCCTGGGAGCCAGAAGTAGGTTTGTTGGGCCACACATTTCCATAGTTGCTTGATTCCATTTTGAAGTTTTGGGATGATTGAAGCAGCTCAGACTCAGAAGGTGAGGAAAGCACACAGTCCTGGGCAGGCTGGAGAGGtacaaatgatttttctgtttgAGTGAGGCTGACTTCATTTTGCTCTGGAGAATGCTGAGTGAAGTATGAAATGCCAGTATTATTTGACAAGTCAGAAGCATCTAACAATGTCTGCAAATACCCTCCAGGGATAACAGGTATATTGTTGGCAACATGAGCAGATGATAGAGGCATTTCAGAAGAGCAAGTGGTTGGTAGGAAAGTAGAATTCTTAGCAGCCTTTGTCTCATGAAATTCAGATAGATGTGAACCGTTTGAGGTCCCAGGAATAGCTTCATTCTTTGAATTAGCCTTGGAAGATTGGTCTCCCAAAAGAGGGGTCATTTGAACAACTGGCTTGCTTTCTTGCCCAGCTTTGATTTTCTTGGATTTTAACCTGGCTTcacttttaaatttgattttgttgAGCACTTTCCTCTCTGGCCCCTTAAATTGTGCATCTTGGGCTTTGACTTTCACTGAGTCAGGGCCTGTGATGTCATTTAAATGTGATCCATTTGCACAGCTGGGGGCAGCCAGAGGTGCTGACTTCAGTGTACCTTTCAGGCCTCCATCTTCTTTACGACTACTAGCTTGCCTCTCATCATTGCAGAATGAAACCTGCTTACCACTTGCTGAAGTTTCCATGGATGGGATTCTTTGAATCCTGTGTCTGTTGCCAAGTTTAGATTTTCGTTTGCGAGCAGGTGGCAGGAATGACACCTCAAAGCTACCTGGTTCAAAGCTTTGCTTTTGGCATAAGGGTGTTTTGTTGGAGTCTGAATTGctgtttctctgctttttcttcttttgccagaAGCCCTTCAAGGGGGCCAGCTTGGAATATCTGTTGAGCTGCGTCTCACTCAAATTCACTGTTGTCTCACTGGCATCCACCCTACCCAACTTCACCAGCATGTTCTTCTCACCTTTAAAACGATTGATGATGATATATTTGAT is from Orcinus orca chromosome X, mOrcOrc1.1, whole genome shotgun sequence and encodes:
- the NEXMIF gene encoding neurite extension and migration factor, with the translated sequence MDNQQDKAVVASANGENTMINGVKENDSEDQDVAMKSFAALDAATPIQPILVAQKENLMYPRGLLPLPSKKPCMQSPPSPLGLIEAPEHAANSASVNAISLTSGVSKGLNTWSLPNECEKAPFAIMEPAGMSALNGECLMQPSRTCLGCFMESKDAVDPEPGISLKVSDLNRDYETCAVSDIGIQCINAGENMKYGEQLLSDQLLGFPLHKSRAGDRREAEKPDIDLEDPAQKSYYEALLLDKCNTEEALLANSNQDWGYFETFISESKIELLDLCSKNELSVNLFSEEDVDNYMFDDDESTLGSDVCSLKIRYESFQDNVRDKTTLLMQEDAQFNFFPSVFTTCPKRESKSGALKQSSDLSQFKVPDVSIIWGEEDKILDKKKGKEEGQEDKGVEKKEAKDNGEKSALNKPCSGPEVGQFKNPKQGHLANSLEASGNFSDDSSFIEVSYDAMGEIKDCSRYMARDTNSGSSSSQQNYGLRAKRKVRYSEDYLYDVDSLEGEKVNERKEWLPGGCKEEDDDEWCPKKRRKVTRKEPPVIIKYIIINRFKGEKNMLVKLGRVDASETTVNLSETQLNRYSKLAPLKGFWQKKKKQRNSNSDSNKTPLCQKQSFEPGSFEVSFLPPARKRKSKLGNRHRIQRIPSMETSASGKQVSFCNDERQASSRKEDGGLKGTLKSAPLAAPSCANGSHLNDITGPDSVKVKAQDAQFKGPERKVLNKIKFKSEARLKSKKIKAGQESKPVVQMTPLLGDQSSKANSKNEAIPGTSNGSHLSEFHETKAAKNSTFLPTTCSSEMPLSSAHVANNIPVIPGGYLQTLLDASDLSNNTGISYFTQHSPEQNEVSLTQTEKSFVPLQPAQDCVLSSPSESELLQSSQNFKMESSNYGNVWPNKPTSGSQEFMAAVSREIAPNQSCEFGVSQVVSMENNLTDTTYNPICLSSSGSSCNKVLYASVQDTQLSSDDSYQLCHFNNGETCFPFQQGPVNMDDGRLFSFDSMAPLSVNSSNYCSLSLKSCEKDGDDDITDDFLAHCSPKLVIQQSIDEIAPLKESTDLLDISNFTPDKFRHSSLSEMSPPDTPSLSPQITRCESIKTLGTLKVFQEGVPGILGNMEKIKWDCSTLSRQVQVDDGFTLNNHQFQFHMFNDEDSVSLLQKAPCLSAFNDPSGQMSTNNKVSKSRKKSSPNKSGATNQSSSQKNNRKKNPKANNKGIEKPPGKTSRQVPKSTKKGKFMAAVNGEKMQIGIGRGGGQVNSISSTGKTLAECIQHSGPVASMKMPSQKGLSGDWSLGKESSPGWSDMSLGTNTNNLLDDDQREFQEPSYILSNIASGMADVQRFMMASIEPLCEPMEHHGDPNIFYSPESNSLKLKTLKILAGTPQESKKKANSGSPGATKNHRSIKGVSKSNGKAAIGDPGRASMSGYNEDSRSAFFDKKYNNLSTLGNNGPTHKKLYRHKTSSKALRDEKCKGKRMEREQVHKDEAGTASFEKLR